The following are encoded in a window of Pseudomonadota bacterium genomic DNA:
- a CDS encoding zinc-binding dehydrogenase — MAKTKMKAVVAAGKGGTEVLEVAEVPLDWPRGPHDVLVRLKAAGLNPFDVHLRRSGPLIKDDQPIILGSDGAGIVEAVGDKVRGILQGEEVAFCYGGIGGDPGTYAEFAVVPAHSLARKPENVSFAEAAAAPLVTITCWEALYQRAQLASDEHCLIHGGAGGTGHVAIQLAKLRGARVAATVGDDDKAAFVKDLGADHTFNYRREDVAAAALVWTDGRGIDVALDNVGGDVMHATFHAMAPFGRVVGLTGLTSDNDSSDAFNRNITVHNVMMLMAMWIGDTAHAAQQGGIVNQAMGLMADGKLRLHVAETFPLVEAAAAQQRLEQGGMTGKMVLLMD, encoded by the coding sequence GTGGCCAAGACAAAGATGAAGGCCGTGGTTGCGGCCGGCAAAGGCGGTACGGAGGTCCTGGAGGTGGCGGAGGTGCCGCTTGACTGGCCACGGGGACCCCACGATGTCCTGGTCCGCTTGAAGGCGGCCGGCCTGAATCCCTTCGACGTTCATCTGCGCCGGTCCGGACCTTTGATCAAGGACGATCAACCGATCATCCTGGGCAGCGACGGCGCCGGCATTGTCGAGGCGGTCGGCGACAAGGTCCGCGGAATTCTGCAGGGCGAAGAGGTTGCGTTCTGCTACGGCGGCATCGGCGGCGACCCCGGTACCTATGCTGAGTTCGCCGTGGTTCCGGCGCACAGCCTGGCACGCAAACCGGAGAACGTGAGTTTCGCGGAAGCGGCCGCCGCACCGCTGGTCACCATCACCTGTTGGGAGGCACTATACCAGCGCGCTCAGCTCGCATCTGACGAACACTGCCTGATCCATGGTGGTGCCGGCGGCACCGGCCACGTCGCGATCCAGCTGGCCAAGCTCAGGGGCGCCAGGGTGGCGGCGACCGTTGGGGATGATGACAAGGCGGCGTTCGTAAAGGACCTGGGCGCCGACCATACGTTTAACTACCGCCGCGAAGACGTCGCCGCCGCCGCGCTTGTCTGGACGGACGGCCGGGGCATTGATGTCGCCCTCGACAATGTCGGTGGCGACGTCATGCACGCGACCTTTCACGCCATGGCGCCGTTCGGGCGGGTCGTCGGCCTGACCGGTCTGACAAGCGACAACGACAGCAGTGATGCCTTCAACCGCAACATTACGGTCCACAACGTGATGATGCTGATGGCCATGTGGATCGGCGATACCGCACATGCCGCCCAGCAAGGCGGTATTGTGAACCAGGCGATGGGGTTGATGGCCGACGGCAAGCTCAGACTGCATGTCGCCGAGACATTTCCGCTGGTAGAGGCCGCGGCGGCACAGCAGCGCCTCGAACAGGGCGGCATGACGGGCAAGATGGTTCTCTTGATGGATTGA
- a CDS encoding ABC transporter ATP-binding protein/permease, with the protein MPYLWPSNQPGMRLRVVAAMVFLIAAKVAIIYVPIYYKDAIDVLAPADVGMAVALPLGLILAYGAARVLSLAFGELRDAIFAKVGQRAIRSVALNVFRHLHKLSLRFHLERQTGGLSRAIERGTKAIELLLRFSLFNIIPTLIEITMVFVILWIMLDFAIAAVTAVTVIVYIVYTMVVTEWRIKFRRQMNEQDSSANTKAIDSLLNYETVKYFGNEEHEAQRYDKALQRYETAAVRNTTSLSVLNIGQAIIISIGLTMVMIMSGQGIVDGSLTVGDFVLANTYLMQLYQPLNFFGFVYREIKQALIDIETMFQLLAVDTEIADKADAPDLKLAGGEVRFEDVDFGYDPRRPILKGISFRVPPGHSVAIVGPSGAGKSTISRLLYRFYDVGNGRITIDGQDIRDVGQASVRRATGIVPQDTVLFNDTIYYNIAYGRPDASPAEVESAARLAHVHDFIMALPDGYQSMVGERGLKLSGGEKQRVAIARTIIKDPCILLFDEATSALDTQTEQEIQANLRDLSEGRTTLIIAHRLSTVVDADEIIVLDQGQIIERGNHADLIAADGRYAEMWRRQQEGADNGNSGRNGQIEPAPA; encoded by the coding sequence CTGCCTTATCTGTGGCCCAGCAATCAGCCCGGCATGCGGCTGCGCGTGGTCGCGGCCATGGTTTTCCTGATCGCCGCCAAGGTCGCGATCATCTACGTCCCCATCTATTACAAGGATGCGATCGATGTCCTGGCGCCGGCCGATGTCGGTATGGCCGTCGCGCTGCCGTTGGGCCTGATTCTCGCCTATGGCGCGGCGCGCGTCCTATCGCTGGCCTTCGGCGAGCTGCGCGACGCGATCTTCGCCAAGGTCGGCCAGCGCGCCATCCGAAGCGTCGCGCTCAACGTCTTCCGTCACCTGCACAAGCTGTCGCTGCGATTCCATTTGGAACGCCAGACCGGCGGCCTATCGCGCGCCATCGAACGCGGCACCAAGGCGATCGAACTCTTGCTGCGCTTCAGCCTGTTCAACATCATTCCGACACTGATCGAAATCACGATGGTCTTCGTGATCCTGTGGATCATGCTGGACTTCGCGATCGCTGCCGTTACGGCGGTGACGGTTATTGTCTATATCGTCTACACCATGGTGGTGACGGAATGGCGCATCAAGTTCCGCCGCCAGATGAACGAGCAGGATTCAAGCGCCAATACCAAGGCGATCGATAGCCTGCTGAACTATGAGACCGTCAAGTACTTCGGCAACGAAGAACATGAGGCCCAGCGCTACGACAAGGCGCTCCAGCGCTATGAGACCGCCGCCGTGCGCAACACGACGTCGCTTTCGGTCCTCAACATCGGTCAGGCGATCATCATCTCGATCGGTTTGACCATGGTCATGATTATGTCAGGACAAGGCATCGTCGACGGCAGTCTGACGGTCGGCGATTTTGTCCTGGCCAACACCTATCTCATGCAGCTTTACCAGCCGCTCAACTTCTTCGGCTTCGTCTATCGCGAGATCAAGCAGGCGTTGATCGACATCGAAACGATGTTCCAGCTTCTCGCTGTCGACACGGAGATCGCCGACAAGGCGGACGCACCGGATCTGAAGCTGGCCGGCGGCGAGGTACGGTTCGAGGATGTCGACTTCGGCTATGATCCCCGCCGGCCGATCCTGAAGGGGATTAGCTTCCGGGTGCCGCCCGGCCATTCGGTCGCGATCGTTGGGCCGTCCGGCGCCGGCAAGTCGACCATCAGTCGCCTGCTCTACCGGTTTTATGATGTCGGCAACGGGCGCATCACGATCGATGGCCAGGATATCCGCGACGTCGGCCAGGCCTCGGTGCGGCGCGCCACCGGCATCGTGCCTCAGGACACCGTGCTGTTTAACGACACCATCTATTACAACATCGCCTATGGCCGGCCCGACGCGTCGCCGGCCGAGGTGGAGAGCGCGGCACGGCTGGCACACGTCCATGATTTCATTATGGCCTTGCCGGACGGCTACCAGTCCATGGTCGGCGAACGCGGCCTGAAGCTCTCCGGCGGCGAAAAGCAGCGCGTCGCGATCGCGCGCACGATCATCAAGGACCCCTGCATTCTGCTGTTCGACGAGGCGACCAGCGCGCTCGATACCCAGACGGAACAGGAGATCCAGGCCAACCTGCGCGACCTGTCTGAGGGCCGCACGACGCTGATCATCGCCCACCGGCTATCGACCGTCGTCGATGCCGACGAGATTATCGTGTTGGACCAGGGGCAGATTATTGAACGCGGCAACCATGCCGACCTGATTGCCGCCGACGGCCGTTACGCCGAGATGTGGCGGCGTCAGCAGGAAGGCGCCGACAACGGTAACAGCGGAAGGAACGGGCAAATCGAGCCCGCGCCCGCCTGA
- a CDS encoding MFS transporter, producing the protein MRGIHLPVWFGVADLPKAIPFAWLYATQGMARTVLMTIIPLRALELLGTAQEVSVLYLAVSACGLAVSLTIPLMVHLIRRRRVVVVGTLAMMVAAVLLLSDNLFVYALGMFFYVAGSIAIDVSLNLYLMDTIPRREFARFEPVRIWFMGVAFIIGPYLGVWLWTNVAYWLPSLLTIGFSLSLLVLFLYLRLSDNPAIQAAKTPPPNPLRFFVRFFRQPRLRLAWLLAVGRSAWWAMFFIYAPIYCVESGLGDDVAGMMASAGSASVLLVPLWAKIGRRYGIRALMLAGYAASAVVSVIVAVFAGSPWLGVGLLMAAAVVTSLIDGAGNMLFLRAVHPHERPEMTSVFATFRDTSQIGPPAVFSVLLKVFALPAVFVAGGVGMAAMAYYARFVPKRY; encoded by the coding sequence GTGCGGGGTATTCATCTTCCCGTCTGGTTCGGGGTCGCCGACTTGCCCAAGGCGATACCCTTCGCGTGGCTTTACGCGACCCAGGGCATGGCCCGCACCGTCCTGATGACCATCATCCCGCTTCGCGCTCTCGAGCTGCTCGGCACCGCCCAGGAAGTCAGCGTGCTCTACCTGGCGGTCAGCGCCTGCGGGCTTGCGGTCAGTCTCACCATTCCGCTGATGGTACATCTGATCCGGCGGCGCCGGGTCGTTGTCGTCGGTACGCTCGCCATGATGGTCGCGGCGGTGTTGCTGCTCAGCGACAATCTCTTCGTCTACGCGCTCGGCATGTTCTTTTATGTCGCCGGCTCGATCGCGATCGATGTCAGCCTGAACCTCTATCTGATGGACACGATCCCGCGCCGGGAGTTCGCGCGGTTCGAGCCGGTGCGCATCTGGTTCATGGGCGTCGCCTTCATCATCGGTCCCTACCTCGGCGTCTGGCTTTGGACCAACGTCGCCTATTGGCTGCCGTCGCTGCTCACGATCGGCTTCAGCCTCTCTCTGCTGGTGCTGTTCCTTTACCTCAGACTGTCGGACAACCCAGCCATCCAGGCGGCCAAAACGCCGCCGCCCAATCCGCTGCGTTTCTTCGTGAGATTCTTTCGTCAGCCACGGCTGCGTCTTGCCTGGCTCTTGGCGGTCGGTCGTTCGGCGTGGTGGGCAATGTTCTTCATCTACGCGCCCATCTACTGCGTCGAATCGGGGTTGGGTGACGATGTCGCCGGCATGATGGCGTCCGCCGGATCTGCCTCGGTGTTGCTGGTGCCTTTGTGGGCAAAGATCGGCCGCCGCTATGGCATCCGCGCATTGATGCTTGCGGGCTACGCGGCCAGTGCCGTAGTCAGCGTCATCGTCGCGGTGTTCGCCGGCTCGCCATGGCTCGGCGTCGGCCTTTTGATGGCAGCCGCAGTCGTGACCTCGCTGATCGATGGCGCCGGCAACATGCTCTTCCTGCGCGCCGTCCACCCCCATGAGCGCCCGGAGATGACCTCGGTCTTCGCGACCTTCCGCGATACCTCGCAGATCGGGCCGCCGGCCGTCTTCTCTGTCCTGCTCAAGGTCTTCGCCTTGCCGGCGGTGTTCGTTGCGGGCGGTGTCGGCATGGCGGCCATGGCGTACTACGCGCGTTTCGTGCCCAAGCGCTATTGA
- a CDS encoding acetate--CoA ligase family protein encodes MSNVLAPRLSIAEIMNPRSVAVIGGSEDLRKFGARVLNNTIQGGFPGRIVPVNPKRETVFGLTAVPKVSALDEPVDVAVIAVPRALVLDQLRDCADSGVGCCVLITAGFTETGDDGARVQEEINSVARAAGMRLIGPNCLGLTNTHAKLIMNSSPSMELTAHEPGGIGFISQSGALMATVYNRGVCDGARFSSTISVGNQADLELADFMEWMADDPATRVVTLYVEGFKDPGRFVAAAKRCRDAGKPVLMVKAGRSEEGARVAMSHTASLAGSWRVLQAVCRDAGVIPVDDTVAMMQTAEMFSRHGAPMGDGILVMSGSGGAAAITSDLFADRGLRLAAFSAQTRTALEEIYEPVQLGNPLDIGATRAKDFVIVDDSGLSVAAADPDVSANLLVIATAPQLTKSTEILAKSGKASGKPTVVVFVPGNASDEGRHIVRDMGVLGYETIDEALRVLQGWMTPTAAGPEPVRPDDLPQGDPFAGIADGMVDEHTVKQVLSRYGVPVTREAPGESLEDAMTAAEAIGFPVALKGFGPDLIHKSDEGAVALNLADRAALETAWQAMTKGLGARLDGFLVAEMANGIEEVILGIKHDDQFGPMVLVGLGGVLAEIIDDVVLLPAPVAPENVKALMKGLRLWPVFDGARGRPQLDVDAIADATARLSWLAVDAGERLKELDINPLFVRASGQGVTAVDARARLAG; translated from the coding sequence ATGAGCAATGTCCTCGCGCCGCGCCTCTCGATCGCCGAGATCATGAATCCCCGTTCGGTCGCGGTCATCGGCGGCTCGGAAGACTTGCGGAAGTTCGGTGCCCGCGTTCTGAACAATACCATCCAGGGGGGTTTTCCAGGCCGCATCGTGCCAGTCAATCCGAAGCGTGAGACCGTCTTTGGCCTGACCGCCGTACCCAAGGTCTCCGCGCTGGATGAACCGGTGGATGTCGCGGTGATCGCCGTGCCGCGCGCCCTGGTGCTCGACCAGCTCAGGGACTGCGCGGATTCCGGCGTTGGTTGTTGCGTGCTGATCACCGCGGGCTTCACCGAGACCGGCGACGACGGCGCACGCGTGCAGGAGGAGATCAATAGCGTCGCGCGCGCTGCGGGCATGCGGCTGATTGGCCCCAATTGTCTGGGCCTGACCAACACGCACGCCAAACTGATCATGAACTCGTCGCCCTCAATGGAGCTGACGGCGCACGAACCCGGCGGCATCGGCTTCATCAGCCAGTCTGGCGCGCTGATGGCGACGGTCTATAACCGCGGCGTCTGCGACGGCGCGCGCTTCTCCAGCACCATATCGGTCGGTAACCAGGCCGACCTTGAGCTCGCCGACTTCATGGAATGGATGGCGGACGATCCAGCAACCCGCGTCGTCACGCTCTATGTCGAAGGGTTCAAAGACCCCGGCCGGTTTGTTGCCGCCGCCAAACGCTGCCGCGATGCCGGCAAACCGGTCTTGATGGTGAAGGCCGGCCGGTCGGAGGAGGGTGCGCGCGTCGCCATGAGCCACACTGCGAGCCTCGCCGGTTCGTGGCGCGTACTCCAGGCCGTCTGCCGCGACGCCGGTGTCATTCCCGTCGACGACACGGTCGCGATGATGCAGACGGCGGAAATGTTCTCACGCCATGGTGCGCCCATGGGCGACGGCATTCTCGTCATGTCCGGGTCCGGCGGCGCGGCGGCCATCACCAGCGATCTCTTCGCCGACCGCGGCCTGAGGCTCGCGGCGTTCTCAGCCCAGACGCGCACGGCGCTTGAGGAGATTTACGAGCCCGTGCAACTGGGCAACCCCCTGGACATCGGTGCGACACGGGCGAAGGACTTCGTTATCGTCGACGACAGCGGGCTGTCGGTCGCCGCCGCCGATCCGGATGTCAGCGCCAATCTGCTGGTCATCGCGACCGCGCCACAGCTGACGAAGTCGACGGAGATCCTGGCGAAAAGCGGGAAGGCGTCAGGTAAACCCACGGTCGTCGTTTTCGTCCCCGGTAACGCCAGCGACGAGGGCCGGCACATTGTTCGTGACATGGGCGTCCTCGGCTACGAGACGATCGACGAGGCGCTGCGCGTGCTGCAGGGCTGGATGACGCCGACCGCAGCGGGTCCCGAGCCCGTCCGCCCAGACGATCTTCCGCAAGGCGACCCGTTTGCCGGTATTGCTGACGGCATGGTCGATGAACACACGGTCAAGCAGGTCTTGTCGCGGTACGGCGTCCCGGTGACCCGCGAAGCGCCGGGCGAAAGCCTCGAAGACGCCATGACAGCTGCCGAGGCCATCGGCTTTCCGGTCGCGCTGAAGGGTTTCGGTCCCGACCTCATCCACAAGTCTGACGAGGGTGCGGTTGCGCTCAATCTGGCTGATCGGGCCGCCCTCGAAACGGCCTGGCAAGCCATGACCAAAGGCCTTGGCGCGCGCCTTGACGGCTTCCTCGTCGCTGAGATGGCCAACGGCATCGAGGAAGTCATCCTGGGCATCAAACACGACGATCAGTTCGGTCCTATGGTGCTGGTCGGCCTGGGCGGCGTACTGGCCGAGATCATCGACGACGTCGTCCTGCTGCCCGCGCCCGTCGCGCCCGAGAACGTCAAGGCGCTGATGAAAGGTCTTCGCCTTTGGCCCGTCTTCGATGGCGCGCGCGGCCGCCCGCAGCTCGACGTCGACGCGATCGCCGATGCCACTGCGCGCCTTTCCTGGCTTGCCGTCGACGCGGGCGAACGTCTCAAGGAACTCGACATCAACCCGCTATTCGTCCGCGCGTCTGGTCAGGGCGTCACCGCGGTCGACGCCAGGGCGCGGTTGGCCGGTTGA
- a CDS encoding alpha/beta hydrolase → MPHIKTSGANLYYEQSGDGSDIVWIPGGDQRGREMRWQVEGFPEFRNTIHDPRGVGETGIIDQPPWTIKDMARDCAELIEAVCNPPVIVAGLSMGSMITQEVAINWPELVKVAIPMGTEAYASGFSREWMESEIRYRREHGDLPPDFAMTHYGAFMYPSEVLGDEALWNKLKQVTSEAYEHRDGAMLDAQWQACCEFDTRDRLPGCKVPMHVIGFSQDMQAPPQLGREAAELAGDGYFHMLEGLGHLSLCGHKPEVVNAKIREIIAAYA, encoded by the coding sequence ATGCCGCATATCAAGACATCAGGCGCCAACCTCTATTACGAACAGTCTGGCGACGGGTCGGACATCGTCTGGATTCCCGGCGGCGATCAGCGTGGCCGTGAGATGCGCTGGCAGGTCGAGGGTTTTCCCGAGTTCCGCAACACCATCCATGACCCGCGCGGCGTTGGCGAGACCGGCATCATCGACCAGCCACCGTGGACGATTAAGGACATGGCGCGCGACTGCGCCGAACTGATCGAGGCGGTGTGCAATCCGCCGGTCATCGTCGCCGGGCTTTCCATGGGATCGATGATCACCCAGGAAGTGGCAATCAACTGGCCTGAGCTGGTGAAGGTCGCGATACCCATGGGTACGGAAGCCTATGCCAGCGGCTTCTCGCGCGAGTGGATGGAGTCGGAGATCCGATACCGCCGCGAGCACGGCGACCTGCCGCCCGACTTCGCCATGACCCACTATGGCGCCTTCATGTACCCGTCGGAGGTGCTGGGCGACGAGGCGCTCTGGAACAAACTGAAGCAGGTAACATCGGAAGCCTACGAACACCGTGACGGCGCCATGCTGGACGCGCAATGGCAGGCCTGCTGCGAGTTCGATACGCGCGACCGCCTGCCCGGATGCAAGGTGCCGATGCATGTCATTGGCTTCAGCCAGGATATGCAGGCACCGCCGCAGCTGGGCCGCGAGGCCGCCGAGTTGGCAGGCGACGGCTACTTTCATATGCTGGAGGGACTCGGCCACCTCTCGCTGTGCGGCCATAAGCCGGAGGTGGTGAACGCCAAGATCAGGGAGATCATCGCGGCCTATGCCTGA
- a CDS encoding MFS transporter, translating into MGTALEWYDFAAYGFLAPIIGKVFFPADDPVASLLAAFGALAVGYAARPIGSIVFGHLGDRMGRKPALMLSVAMMGCATLGVAVLPGYAELGVTAAALLILLRAIQGISVAGEYSCSSVLLVEKAPPGRRGIIGGWLVSGCNLGFLLGAAVGAGVSNLLGEAQLAAWGWRVPFFLGAAVAIYALFLRRGLEESPVMVSIEDVSRIPALEAIRTSWRSMIRIVCLVLPTGVMYFVVFVYGASYLTEEMHYSTAEALDISTLALVFLVVIPPVAGLVSDRVGRRPVILTFAIASILLTWPLWWALHQHSLAWILFAQLAFALINGIGWGMTVPVMVELLPPRVRCSGAGISYNLCLGIFGGITPWVATYLVSRTSDDFAPAYYVILAAIIALIAALRMPELARRPLAR; encoded by the coding sequence GTGGGCACGGCGCTGGAGTGGTACGACTTCGCCGCCTATGGCTTCCTCGCGCCAATCATCGGAAAGGTGTTCTTCCCGGCCGATGATCCCGTCGCCTCGCTGCTGGCGGCCTTTGGTGCGTTGGCCGTCGGGTATGCCGCGCGCCCCATTGGCAGTATCGTCTTCGGCCATCTGGGCGACCGTATGGGCCGCAAGCCGGCGCTGATGCTCTCGGTCGCAATGATGGGTTGCGCCACGTTGGGCGTTGCGGTCTTACCGGGTTACGCCGAGCTTGGCGTGACCGCCGCGGCACTGCTGATCCTGCTGCGGGCCATACAGGGCATATCCGTTGCCGGCGAATACAGCTGTTCGTCGGTTTTGCTGGTCGAGAAGGCGCCACCGGGTAGGCGAGGCATCATAGGGGGCTGGCTTGTGTCCGGCTGCAATCTTGGCTTTCTGCTCGGCGCGGCCGTCGGCGCGGGCGTCAGCAATCTGCTGGGCGAAGCGCAACTGGCGGCGTGGGGCTGGCGTGTCCCGTTTTTCCTGGGCGCTGCTGTCGCGATCTATGCGCTTTTCCTGCGTCGCGGCCTCGAGGAGTCGCCGGTGATGGTGTCGATAGAGGACGTCAGCCGGATTCCGGCACTGGAGGCGATCAGAACCAGCTGGCGCAGCATGATCCGCATCGTCTGTCTGGTCCTGCCGACCGGTGTGATGTACTTCGTCGTCTTCGTCTACGGTGCCTCCTACCTCACCGAAGAGATGCACTATTCGACCGCCGAAGCGCTCGATATCTCGACGCTGGCGCTCGTTTTCCTGGTGGTCATACCACCGGTCGCGGGCTTGGTATCCGACCGCGTCGGCCGCCGGCCAGTTATCCTCACGTTCGCGATTGCCAGCATTCTTCTGACCTGGCCGCTCTGGTGGGCGCTGCACCAGCACAGCCTCGCCTGGATCCTGTTCGCGCAGCTCGCCTTTGCCCTGATCAACGGCATCGGCTGGGGCATGACTGTCCCCGTGATGGTCGAGCTCTTGCCGCCGCGCGTACGCTGCAGCGGCGCCGGCATCAGCTACAACTTGTGCTTAGGCATCTTCGGCGGCATTACGCCTTGGGTCGCGACCTATCTGGTATCGCGCACGTCCGACGACTTCGCGCCGGCCTACTACGTCATCCTGGCCGCCATCATTGCGCTCATCGCAGCCCTGCGCATGCCCGAGTTGGCGCGCAGGCCGCTGGCGAGGTGA
- a CDS encoding P1 family peptidase: MSTVSNDTLTLTPQAPPDGPGLAFDFPGVEIGVAEYAEGPTGCTVIRFAQTANLDIDKRGGAIGMVGDYGSVDAICLAGGSILGLEASAGVTAALSASRGHDTGFDTLPLVSGAIIYDFGYRENAIYPDKALGEAALGAAQPGWFPVGARGAGMSATVGNAAPLTPFGWETSGQGAAFRQIGETKILAISVVNALGGIFNRSGQIVRGFQNRETGERKPMADIMADDLASDEAGPGNTTLTVVITNQNLEGYVRQQMSRQIHNAMGRMIRPFHTIYDGDVLFLVSTGEVDNPRLGPITLGEMAAETLWDAVLAAIPQD, translated from the coding sequence GTGAGCACGGTTTCCAACGACACTCTGACATTGACGCCTCAGGCGCCGCCGGACGGGCCAGGATTGGCATTCGACTTTCCAGGTGTGGAGATCGGCGTCGCGGAGTATGCCGAGGGGCCGACCGGCTGCACGGTCATTCGGTTCGCCCAGACCGCCAATCTGGATATCGACAAGCGGGGCGGGGCGATCGGCATGGTCGGCGACTACGGTTCCGTCGACGCGATCTGTCTGGCCGGCGGTTCGATCCTGGGCCTTGAGGCAAGCGCCGGCGTCACCGCGGCGTTGTCGGCCTCACGGGGACACGACACGGGCTTTGACACGCTGCCGCTGGTCTCAGGCGCCATCATCTATGACTTCGGCTATCGCGAGAACGCGATCTATCCGGACAAGGCGTTGGGCGAAGCGGCGCTCGGCGCGGCACAGCCCGGCTGGTTTCCGGTGGGTGCCCGCGGCGCCGGCATGTCGGCCACGGTTGGCAACGCAGCGCCGCTGACGCCCTTTGGATGGGAGACATCCGGTCAGGGTGCGGCGTTTCGGCAGATCGGCGAAACGAAGATCTTGGCGATCTCCGTGGTCAACGCACTGGGCGGCATCTTCAATCGCAGCGGCCAGATCGTGCGCGGCTTCCAGAACCGCGAGACCGGCGAGCGCAAACCGATGGCCGATATCATGGCCGACGATCTGGCGTCAGATGAAGCGGGACCCGGCAACACAACGCTGACCGTCGTCATCACCAACCAGAACCTGGAGGGTTATGTCCGCCAGCAGATGAGCCGGCAAATCCACAACGCCATGGGCCGCATGATCCGGCCGTTTCACACGATCTATGATGGCGATGTCCTGTTTCTCGTCTCGACCGGCGAGGTTGATAACCCCAGGCTCGGTCCGATCACGCTGGGCGAGATGGCCGCCGAGACTCTGTGGGACGCCGTGCTCGCCGCCATACCGCAGGATTGA